In the Magnolia sinica isolate HGM2019 chromosome 15, MsV1, whole genome shotgun sequence genome, one interval contains:
- the LOC131226668 gene encoding protein MODIFIER OF SNC1 1-like, which produces MASSMLTGERRWVSARRGGMTVLGKVAVPKPVNLPSQRLENHGLDPNVEIVPKGTLSWGSRPSSTGNAWSSSALSPHANGTAGSLNGRPSSGGSGTRPSTAGSDRSHEPAANAWGPNSWPSSTSGMSATNQTSVTSLRPRSAETRPGSSQLSRFAESVAENSGAWGGPGTAERLGTASSRISEFTLSSGDFPTLGSEKSSELPSRQDHSSHGRPGSASSGAAPQKERPATSPTEDGSVDASEEKGNVNTWKRDTSPYHGGGTPPSMEKWQRDPQQAQPYHNQNMSPHHFDPWHGTPIRNPAEGVWYRGGPPGGPYGPTGPPGSYPLEPFGYYHSQLPARPMPNSQIPARPVPNSQVGPRPGGGPSGYHPKPGDTYRPRMPDSYNVPSYPVIPVRPGMYPGSVPYDGYYGPPRMSFCNPNERDGPAIGTGPPNVYRYPNQNVHPEPGNFHARPVGYGPSPAISKEQIEPGHAPDAHRGPYKVLLKPHDGWGENDTEEKREHSVTTSVPHSERGNPQRTPMRETDWGADSRKDEQMDFSKSALGEEASSQPINNLRGFSSVPDTGNPSDNRSKVNAVNESLMKKTETVANPAEGPQQFPAIKKDAALIDKIEGLNTKARISDGRNEVGPVSSQEEKTRRFRTVNVKADHSTHESGSNAASKEKLSTSGMLNTSSKNTVDDSTGDMRLEPTVGGRDVSRPVEPQASAVCMLDCSRVGEMAHSQIQTRVHGMQSRADNRGKGRFTNQEGEEWRKKPPGSESSVIVTATNANAHLDTCVQDCHASQEFPEKQESNPPDKGWRKKPPGSESSVIVTATNANAHLDTRVQDRHASQEFAEKQESNPPDKAGADPYTTSSVDSADYKAQRAKMKELATQRAKQLQKEEEERIREQRAKAMAKLEELNRRTLAENPTQKLEKNAVPHKPEEIQEPAAPKTDTGICGEAPGHASGWNSDAAIQASENAMKPKELAESPVNKPSEASSSCAPQVPAVTIDPSVLSQDANAKEIASEKTTSQLSDNGAQKPKQMGYKKKQNHVQEKHLPDKTATTGFAKVQGNVIVNANTSNAESSWPSNTNTTDDHPQQQHKKKNNRIAKNRHKPDEPLPLTDFPSSAPTEGYPAKASIQSGTPKSPETVAVGSSVQAEALSEVVKGLDSQDEVVVSAEQGWLRPIEETHGRADNQWKSQPHRRVSRNAQSSRPAEKFHGNEGAAIWAPVRPTNKGEPLEESGENINADSGHSSGKNVPGVQSNSMKGKRAEMERYVPKPVAKELSQQENSQLPLASSAQAIADVGMVKTEHGSQSTKSSGLDSLVFGKAGHAAEAKNVEVKHIKNGKTHASWRQRGPAESSVVLQSPRERLSSPCDASKTVQKPTDQQQISKIDVHGLKEQENYSDGWNMDPVPTGSIAAPVVVKDHGGAGRGKRQQSRVQRSTGHIHSPVDTKDTDVEPVGKSDNQPLTFGSVELDGRSNLRNENQGISEHVPSHWQPKSQVYSAHSRQGRGSSGGQRLAVQVSKSREKDFLHIPPQINKDISAQLQPHQSDAQKANVEMNNPHHQEVKREMKGPDSSKEHASFPNRGRPRSPEAALENVDAHYEQPVSTGIRRQGQHSGRFNRGQEAPYGGSRSGPPGQDANKQQLPTNGDRRKHGSHYEYQPVGSYNKPDNSFRQEELRDGLHGTGSRYRERGQNHPRRGGHFYGRNSGVTAAYATGD; this is translated from the exons ATGGCTTCAAGCATGTTGACAGGAGAGCGGAG GTGGGTTTCTGCACGAAGAGGAGGCATGACTGTTTTGGGAAAAGTTGCCGTTCCAAAACCTGTTAATTTACCCAGTCAAAG GTTGGAGAACCATGGCTTGGACCCTAATGTGGAAATTGTACCAAA GGGTACACTAAGCTGGGGCAGCCGTCCATCTTCAACAGGGAATGCTTGGAGTTCTTCAGCACTGTCACCTCATGCCAATGGAACTGCAGGTTCGCTTAATGGTCGCCCTTCATCTGGCGGAAGTGGCACTCGTCCATCAACTGCTGGTAGTGATAGATCTCACGAACCTGCAGCTAATGCATGGGGTCCAAATTCATGGCCATCATCAACATCTGGGATGTCTGCAACAAATCAGACATCGGTTACATCACTGCGCCCTCGAAGTGCTGAAACAAGACCAGGTAGCTCTCAGCTATCCCGATTTGCTGAATCCGTGGCTGAAAATTCAGGTGCATGGGGGGGGCCAGGAACTGCTGAGAGATTG GGAACTGCATCCTCCAGGATCAGTGAGTTCACTCTGAGTTCTGGAGATTTTCCGACACTTGGCTCTGAAAAGAGTTCAGAGTTGCCTTCACGACAAG ATCATAGTTCTCATGGACGTCCTGGTTCAGCTTCTAGTGGTGCAGCTCCTCAAAAGGAGAGGCCAGCTACTTCTCCAACTG AAGATGGATCTGTAGATGCAAGTGAAGAGAAGGGAAATGTAAATACTTGGAAAAGGGATACCTCGCCATACCACGGAGGTGGGACCCCACCAAGCATGGAGAAGTGGCAAAGGGATCCACAACAGGCACAACCATACCACAATCAGAACATGTCACCCCATCATTTTGACCCGTGGCATGGTACTCCAATCCGAAATCCTGCCGAGGGTGTATGGTATAGAGGGGGACCTCCAGGTGGCCCGTATGGACCAACGGGCCCTCCGGGTAGCTATCCTCTTGAACCATTTGGTTATTATCACTCTCAGCTTCCAGCTAGACCAATGCCCAACTCACAG ATTCCAGCCAGACCGGTACCTAACTCTCAGGTAGGTCCTAGGCCAGGAGGTGGTCCAAGTGGGTACCACCCAAAACCTGGAGACACATATCGCCCTCGCATGCCTGACTCTTACAATGTTCCTAGTTACCCTGTGATTCCAGTTAGACCTGGAATGTACCCTGGTTCAGTGCCTTACGATGGTTATTATGGTCCTCCCCGTATGAGTTTCTGTAATCCCAACGAAAGAGATGGCCCTGCTATTGGGACGGGGCCTCCTAATGTTTACAGATACCCAAACCAGAATGTCCATCCTGAACCTGGCAATTTTCATGCTAGGCCTGTTGGATATGGTCCTAGCCCAGCAATTTCCAAGGAACAAATTGAACCTGGTCATGCTCCCGATGCTCATCGAGGGCCATACAAGGTTCTTTTGAAGCCACATGATGGCTGGGGAGAGAATGACACTGAAGAGAAGAGGGAGCACTCTGTGACTACCAGCGTGCCACATTCTGAAAGAGGGAACCCTCAGAGAACACCTATGAGAGAGACTGACTGGGGGGCAGATAGTAGAAAGGATGAACAGATGGATTTCTCGAAGTCAGCACTAGGTGAAGAAGCTTCTTCTCAACCCATCAACAATCTGAGAGGATTTTCTTCAGTCCCTGATACTGGAAACCCCTCTGACAATAGAAGCAAGGTGAATGCAGTTAATGAAAGTTTGATGAAGAAAACTGAGACTGTAGCTAATCCAGCAGAAGGCCCACAACAGTTTCCTGCTATCAAGAAAGATGCTGCTCTGATTGACAAAATCGAGGGTTTAAACACAAAAGCCCGGATTTCCGATGGCAGGAATGAAGTTGGACCTGTTTCTTCTCAAGAGGAGAAGACGAGACGCTTCAGGACTGTGAATGTTAAAGCTGATCATTCCACTCACGAGTCTGGCAGCAACGCTGCCTCCAAGGAAAAGCTTTCCACTAGTGGCATGCTCAATACTTCCTCTAAGAATACGGTGGATGATTCAACGGGAGACATGCGCCTGGAACCAACTGTTGGTGGAAGAGATGTGTCCAGGCCAGTAGAACCTCAGGCTTCTGCAGTCTGTATGTTAGATTGTTCAAGGGTTGGAGAAATGGCTCATTCTCAGATTCAGACAAGAGTACATGGTATGCAAAGTAGAGCAGATAATAGAGGTAAAGGAAGATTTACTAATCAGGAGGGTGAGGAGTGGAGGAAGAAGCCTCCTGGATCAGAATCATCTGTTATAGTTACTGCAACAAATGCCAATGCTCATCTTGACACATGTGTGCAAGATTGCCATGCTTCTCAGGAGTTTCCCGAGAAGCAAGAATCAAACCCTCCGGATAAGGGTTGGAGGAAGAAGCCTCCTGGATCAGAATCATCTGTTATAGTTACTGCAACAAATGCCAATGCTCATCTTgacacacgtgtgcaagatcgcCATGCTTCTCAGGAGTTTGCCGAGAAGCAAGAATCAAACCCTCCGGATAAGGCAGGAGCAGACCCATACACAACATCCTCTGTCGATTCAGCTGATTACAAAGCACAG CGTGCTAAAATGAAAGAGTTGGCGACACAACGTGCGAAACAACTCCAGAAGGAGGAGGAAGAACGGATCAGAGAGCAGAGAGCCAAGGCTATGGCGAAGTTGGAAGAGTTGAACAGGCGGACATTGGCAGAAAATCCTACCCAGAAGCTTGAGAAAAATGCTGTCCCGCATAAACCGGAGGAAATACAGGAGCCTGCAGCACCAAAAACCGACACTGGCATCTGTGGTGAGGCACCGGGCCATGCATCTGGTTGGAACTCAGATGCAGCAATTCAGGCCAGCGAGAATGCCATGAAGCCCAAAGAGTTAGCTGAATCACCTGTGAACAAACCTTCCGAAGCTTCTTCAAGCTGTGCTCCCCAAGTACCAGCAGTCACAATTGACCCATCTGTGCTGTCACAGGATGCCAATGCTAAAGAGATTGCATCTGAAAAAACTACTTCCCAACTTTCTGATAATGGTGCTCAGAAGCCGAagcaaatgggctacaaaaaaaaGCAGAACCATGTACAGGAGAAGCATTTGCCTGACAAGACGGCCACCACTGGGTTTGCTAAAGTTCAAGGAAATGTGATTGTCAATGCAAACACATCAAATGCCGAATCTAGCTGGCCCAGTAACACCAATACCACTGATGACCATCCTCAGCAGCAGCACAAGAAGAAAAACAACAGGATTGCCAAGAACAGGCACAAGCCCGATGAGCCTTTGCCGCTTACTGATTTTCCATCTTCTGCGCCAACAGAAGGGTATCCTGCGAAAGCTTCCATCCAAAGTGGAACGCCGAAGTCTCCGGAAACTGTAGCAGTTGGCAGCTCAGTCCAGGCAGAAGCTTTGAGTGAGGTTGTGAAGGGCCTGGATTCTCAGGATGAAGTGGTGGTATCTGCGGAGCAAGGGTGGTTGCGACCAATTGAAGAAACCCATGGAAGAGCAGACAACCAGTGGAAGTCTCAGCCTCACCGGAgggtatccagaaatgcacagtCCTCTAGGCCAGCAGAGAAGTTCCACGGAAATGAGGGTGCTGCCATCTGGGCGCCTGTGCGTCCCACGAACAAGGGCGAGCCATTGGAAGAATCTGGTGAGAACATTAACGCTGACAGCGGTCATTCTTCAGGCAAAAATGTGCCTGGAGTGCAGAGTAATTCGATGAAAGGTAAGAGAGCCGAAATGGAGAGGTATGTCCCAAAGCCTGtagccaaggagttgtcacagcAGGAAAACTCTCAGCTGCCCTTGGCTTCCTCTGCTCAAGCTATAGCTGATGTGGGGATGGTGAAAACAGAGCATGGTTCTCAGAGCACCAAAAGCAGTGGACTGGATTCCTTGGTGTTTGGGAAAGCAGGACACGCAGCTGAAGCCAAGAATGTGGAAGTTAAGCATATCAAGAATGGAAAAACGCATGCATCGTGGCGTCAACGGGGTCCGGCCGAGTCTTCTGTGGTTTTACAGTCCCCCCGTGAACGGCTATCTTCCCCTTGTGATGCAAGCAAGACCGTCCAAAAGCCCACTGACCAGCAACAAATATCAAAGATCGATGTACATGGCCTGAAAGAACAGGAAAATTATTCTGATGGCTGGAATATGGATCCGGTTCCAACTGGATCAATCGCTGCACCAGTTGTTGTGAAGGATCATGGAGGTGCAGGCAGAGGTAAGAGGCAGCAGTCAAGGGTGCAGAGAAGCACAGGGCACATTCACAGCCCTGTTGATACCAAGGATACAGATGTTGAACCGGTTGGTAAATCTGATAATCAGCCACTCACCTTTGGATCGGTTGAGTTGGATGGGAGAAGCAATTTGAGAAACGAAAACCAAGGCATCAGTGAACATGTGCCGTCTCATTGGCAGCCCAAATCGCAAGTGTATTCAGCTCACAGTCGACAGGGAAGGGGCAGCAGTGGTGGTCAAAGACTCGCCGTCCAAGTGAGTAAAAGTCGCGAAAAGGACTTTCTGCATATTCCACCGCAAATTAACAAGGATATCAGTGCCCAGTTGCAGCCGCATCAGTCTGATGCTCAAAAGGCAAATGTAGAAATGAATAACCCACACCACCAAGAAGTAAAGCGAGAGATGAAAGGCCCAGATTCATCCAAAGAGCATGCCAGCTTCCCAAACCGAGGCCGACCCCGATCTCCTGAAGCAGCTCTTGAGAATGTAGATGCCCACTATGAGCAGCCTGTTTCTACAGGGATCCGCCGACAGGGACAGCACAGTGGCCGTTTCAACAGAGGGCAGGAAGCACCTTATGGTGGCAGTCGGAGCGGCCCGCCGGGGCAAGATGCTAACAAGCAACAACTACCCACAAATGGAGACAGGCGGAAGCATGGTTCACACTATGAATACCAGCCAGTCGGGTCCTATAACAAGCCCGACAACTCGTTCCGTCAAGAAGAATTGCGGGATGGTTTACATGGTACGGGCTCAAGGTACAGAGAGCGGGGCCAGAATCACCCAAGGCGTGGGGGCCACTTCTATGGGCGCAATAGTGGTGTTACTGCTGCTTATGCCACTGGGGATTGA